The Chitinophaga caeni genome segment TTTACCTGTTGACCACTATGATTCCAGGACACCTTGATCCAGCTCCTGGTTCCCAGCAAATGAAAATGCATGTTCCCGGGGGCAGGAGCCTGGGAATAGGCTCCTGTTGACATAATAACAAGTATGAAAAAAAGAATCCTGCTCATCATCTAATTATAAAATTCATTCTGTTTAATAACCCCGTTACTTTGATTCACAGCACTTCTTGGAAGCGGGTAAAGCACTTTATAAGGCTCGGCAGTAGCTGAACCGTCATCAACAGCTCTTTGTATAAACATGTTCCAACGGATCAAATCATCCCGTCTCCATCCTTCACCCCATAATTCAAACAGGCGTTCATCTTTAACCTTATCCAGGAACTGGGTTTTATTTAAGCCCATCGGGATTGAATCTACACCGGCACGGTGCCTTACGGCATTGATAGCATCATAAGCCTCCTGGTTAGGGCCGCCGTTCGATTCATTAATACTTTCCGCGAGCATCAACAATACATCTGCGTAGCGGTATACAGGGAAATCTACCGCGCTTTTTTGCGCGTTCGCTTTCGATGGATCCGGTGCGAATTTTACCGGCACTGCGCCAATATCTCCCGCTGTACGGGCATTTTTATAAATAGTATTTCCAGCAGGATCTTTCCCGACCGGGTATTCTTCCAATAAAACGTTCAACCTTTTATCAGCCGGATCAAACTTATCGTACGATTTCCAAGGCATTTTATAACCACCCCAAGCTGTAAGATTAATACCTGAAGGATCCTTATAATCGGCCGGTAAGGCATGTGCCAACCACATGTTTGTATATTGATCTCCACCGGTGGCGGTACAAACAATCGGTAATATAATTTCATTAGACGCGCCACCTTTGTTCTTGATCGAAAATACATCTTCGTAATTTTCGTCTAGCGAGTAGCCCAGGGTTTTAATTTGTTGCCCTACAGTTACGGCCTTGTCCCATTGCTTATCATGCATGTACAATTTCATCAGGCCTGTTAATGCCGCGGCTTTTGAAAATCTACCGTAATCATTCCCGGTAAACTTGTCGGGCAATACTTCCGCAGCTTCCAGGTAATCCTTTTCTATCTGTGCAGCCATCTGTTCGCTGGTTGGCCTCGGTACGGGTGCAGCATTCGGATCAGCAGCAATAACCGGGTCGGTAATGATAGTTAAAGGGCCGTAAGCGAAGTATAATAATTCTGCATAATGCGCTCTGAGTCCTTTTAATTCCGCTATGTATCTCGACTTTAAATCCTCGTCCATGCTAAGATTCTGAATATTGTCCATCGTTATGGCGATACGGGAAATATAAGGTAGGTAACGGCCGTAATTATGCGTAACCCAATCAAAATCGGGTGTAAAGTTCAAGGTTTGCATCTTGCTCCAATCATTTCCCCAGGCGCAAACCCCTTCGTCCGTTGTCATCATGGCTTGTGTTCTCCAGCCGTACGTTCCCGCGCACCAACCACCTTGCCAATCGGTTCCGCCAGCCAGGCCGGAATAAGCGGCGCTTAATGCCGCGTTGGCGCCTTCGGGGGTTTTAATCACCGCGTTCAAATCTCCATAGCTCACGTATTCTAAATCCTTTTCACAGGCAGTCATCATCATCATCCCGGAAATCCCCAGCACTGCCAAACATTTATATATCAATTTTTTATTCTTGTTCATAATCGATTCAATTAATGGTTAAAAAGTAGCATTCACACCAAATACGAAACTTTTCACGAGCGGGTAAAAGTTACCGGCATTCAATTCCGGATCTAAGCCCGGGTAATTGGTGATC includes the following:
- a CDS encoding RagB/SusD family nutrient uptake outer membrane protein, with translation MNKNKKLIYKCLAVLGISGMMMMTACEKDLEYVSYGDLNAVIKTPEGANAALSAAYSGLAGGTDWQGGWCAGTYGWRTQAMMTTDEGVCAWGNDWSKMQTLNFTPDFDWVTHNYGRYLPYISRIAITMDNIQNLSMDEDLKSRYIAELKGLRAHYAELLYFAYGPLTIITDPVIAADPNAAPVPRPTSEQMAAQIEKDYLEAAEVLPDKFTGNDYGRFSKAAALTGLMKLYMHDKQWDKAVTVGQQIKTLGYSLDENYEDVFSIKNKGGASNEIILPIVCTATGGDQYTNMWLAHALPADYKDPSGINLTAWGGYKMPWKSYDKFDPADKRLNVLLEEYPVGKDPAGNTIYKNARTAGDIGAVPVKFAPDPSKANAQKSAVDFPVYRYADVLLMLAESINESNGGPNQEAYDAINAVRHRAGVDSIPMGLNKTQFLDKVKDERLFELWGEGWRRDDLIRWNMFIQRAVDDGSATAEPYKVLYPLPRSAVNQSNGVIKQNEFYN